The Triticum aestivum cultivar Chinese Spring chromosome 3A, IWGSC CS RefSeq v2.1, whole genome shotgun sequence genome includes a region encoding these proteins:
- the LOC123063586 gene encoding DNA-directed RNA polymerase V subunit 1 isoform X1, whose translation MASSQPSSLTTQLPRSLTLTQLSSNRSIHRCSSPKAPAMETAMEAGDDPAFVAEGTVTSIRLAVASNQEIVKAQPMKEEFPVTHPSQLAGNPALGLPLQLGHCDSCGATDLAKCEGHFGFIKLPVSVYHPSHITELTKILNMICFSCLQFKNCKKQKSVEKESNFTSCSYCQDLPPIHVAKVKKSNGALTLELRVPSRKELEEGFWSFLDQFGFHTKGSSHCRRLFAEEVQKIMEKISEKTRRQIAAKGYILQDGFVMSNLPVPPNCLRAYNVLDETIMCSPDASTNLLRKIVLNVHRINNSRVGPPTFKEHEVEADDLQLAIADYIKHAGTARGPQDITFKSLPATKQWQQKMKALCISKSSSFSCRGVITGDPYIPMNVVGVPDEVARRMSVEERVTDYNIAQLQGMMDRGLCLTHEDANSITHSLDVGKANKKRTILKVGETVNRRILDGDAVFVNRPPSTDKHSVQAMYVRVHTDHTIKINPLICGPLGADFDGDCVHIFFPRSVSARAEAIELFTVEKQLVSSHNAKLNFQLKNDCLLALKKMSARKYSRMEANELINAMFTAGLIPMKRLSGGPEWSFAQILETVLPQENKILIRDLVAGTITISSVLSMKNPREAIEFLNLLQPLLMESLFTDGFSVSLRDFNVQNPIPQTIQHQTLDLDKLRKPIVDFITSSDIRFLVDQKRDSAMTKVVEQIGFLGHQLQRNGRLYSGSLVEDCVSKSLSKCGSSTNGCHPLEAHGFVRNSFCNGLNPYEDLLHSISAREKTIRASKGLVEPGVLFKNMMAMLRDVVACYDGTIRNSCGNSVVKFDSTDSSSSVTPGDPVGILAATAVTNAAYKAVLDPNQNNMASWDSMKEVLLTRAGSRNENDQKIILYLNKCSCGNNFCMERASLAVQACLKRTKVEDCATEFSIHYQQQNIQATHCLVGHIHLDKKQLDEMNISMQGILQKCQEEIYRCGKKKGQVNQLMKRVVISSEYMCYQDADDEEQVSCLQFFLTKSVTTQSESSARVVQLMANTISPILLDTIIKGDPRVQEVNIIWVEPQDTCWVQNSGTEQKGELALVITMDKDSTGESGDVWGTAMDACIPVMDLIDTTRSVPYSIQGVREGFGISSAFGRVTQHLSKAVGMVTKSVLEEHLTTVASSMTCTGNLHGFNSYGYKATFKALKIQAPFMKATLARPLQCFEEGAEKVYSDQLDSVVSTCSWGNPAPIGTGSAFKIHWNDENMLAGDENLGGYGLYEFLTDVETTRATEDNIIVPYGSCLYDVDNLEEDEIEEDGVLCLGGNSPISWTDRPKANLLLHDLQGWRAEQGHQKVPAANWQHGKHVATESSATGGWNQSSSTTKVYQRRQRNSNWSSDVMQQDGNPSWNKAYVAGPSNTAITGPTSGTSGWNQSRSTTKVYQRRQRDGNWTSDATQEDGNPSWKKANVASQGNFAITGPSSSGGWSRKTNNVGRGRGGGRGAVWKSEGSHRGGNSRWKAQRVNTTSAPNFHISGPSNYGGRNIKTGNLGPSRGRGPAWRSKGPNRGGSNSGQQGSSNFTLAEQQIHAQVDPIMKEVKRIIRESRDGIKLSGDDEKFIVENILMYHPEKEKKMAGNNNYIMVAKHQKFHSSRCLYVASSDGPPTDFSYKKCLENMIRIHYPHEASSFCRKYFQ comes from the exons ATGGCTAGCTCTCAACCCAGCTCCCTCACAACCCAGCTCCCTCGCTCCCTCACTCTCACTCAACTCTCTTCCAATCGATCCATCCACCGGTGCAGCTCGCCCAAAGCACCGGCGATGGAGACGGCAATGGAGGCCGGCGATGACCCTGCGTTCGTCGCGGAGGGCACCGTCACCAGCATCAGGCTCGCCGTCGCCTCAAACCAGGAGATC GTGAAGGCGCAGCCGATGAAGGAGGAGTTCCCGGTGACGCACCCGAGCCAGCTGGCCGGGAACCCGGCGCTGGGCCTGCCGCTGCAGCTCGGCCACTGCGACTCCTGCGGCGCCACCGACCTCGCCAAGTGTGAAG GTCATTTCGGGTTCATCAAGCTGCCCGTGTCCGTCTACCACCCAAGCCATATCACCGAGCTGACGAAGATACTCAACATGATCTGCTTCAGCTGCCTCCAGTTCAAGAACTGCAAG AAACAGaaaagtgtggaaaaggagagCAACTTCACCTCATGTTCATACTGTCAG GATCTCCCACCAATCCATGTTGCAAAAGTCAAGAAATCCAATGGAGCCCTTACCTTGGAGCTGAGAGTGCCATCCAGGAAAGAACTGGAAGAGGGATTTTGGAGCTTCCTCGATCAATTTGGCTTTCACACGAAGGGCAGCTCTCACTGCCGTCGTTTATTCGCAGAAGAG GTTCAGAAAATAATGGAGAAGATCTCTGAAAAAACAAGAAGGCAGATTGCTGCTAAGGGATATATTCTTCAGGATGGATTTGTGATGAGCAATCTCCCTGTTCCACCAAACTGCCTCCGCGCTTACAATGTTTTAGATGAAACAATCATGTGCTCTCCG GATGCCTCCACAAACCTGCTGAGGAAAATCGTACTCAACGTACATAGAATCAACAACTCAAGGGTTGGCCCCCCAACCTTCAAAGAACATGAGGTGGAAGCAGATGATCTTCAGCTTGCCATTGCTGACTACATCAAGCATGCAGGAACAGCAAGG GGTCCTCAAGATATCACCTTTAAAAGTCTGCCTGCAACAAAACAATGGCAGCAAAAGATGAAGGCACTCTGCATCAGCAAGAGCTCAAGCTTCTCATGCCGTGGTGTGATCACGGGTGACCCATACATTCCTATGAATGTGGTAGGAGTTCCTGATGAAGTAGCAAGACGAATGTCGGTAGAAGAGCGTGTGACAGACTACAACATTGCTCAGCTGCAAGGCATGATGGATAGAGGTCTTTGCCTGACACATGAAGATGCTAATTCTATCACGCACTCCTTGGATGTGGGGAAAGCAAATAAGAAACGGACCATACTAAAGGTTGGTGAAACGGTCAACCGGAGAATTCTGGATGGAGATGCGGTATTTGTCAACAGGCCACCAAGCACCGACAAGCACTCAGTCCAAGCAATGTATGTCCGTGTACATACTGACCACACCATCAAGATCAACCCACTCATATGTGGCCCACTTGGAGCAGATTTTGATGGCGACTGTGTCCACATTTTCTTCCCAAGGTCAGTGTCAGCAAGGGCTGAAGCTATAGAGCTCTTCACGGTGGAGAAGCAGCTGGTCAGCTCTCACAATGCAAAGCTGAATTTTCAGCTCAAGAATGATTGCTTACTAGCTTTAAAGAAAATGTCTGCTAGAAAGTATTCCAGAATGGAGGCCAATGAACTTATAAATGCAATGTTCACGGCAGGGTTGATTCCCATGAAGCGACTATCAGGTGGACCAGAGTGGAGTTTCGCTCAGATTCTAGAGACAGTACTACCACAGGAAAATAAAATATTAATCAGAGACTTGGTTGCTGGCACTATTACCATCTCATCAGTTCTGTCCATGAAGAATCCAAGGGAGGCCATAGAATTTCTGAATCTTCTGCAGCCCCTACTAATGGAATCATTATTTACTGACGGTTTCAGCGTAAGCCTGAGAGACTTCAATGTCCAGAATCCAATACCACAGACAATACAGCATCAGACACTTGATCTTGACAAGTTACGGAAACCAATTGTGGACTTCATTACTTCTTCTGACATTCGCTTCTTGGTTGACCAAAAGAGAGATTCAGCCATGACCAAAGTAGTGGAGCAGATTGGTTTCTTGGGACATCAGCTGCAGCGCAACGGAAGATTATATTCTGGCAGCTTGGTAGAGGATTGCGTATCCAAGTCGCTAAGCAAGTGCGGCAGCAGCACCAATGGTTGCCATCCTTTGGAGGCACATGGTTTTGTCAGGAACTCATTTTGCAATGGACTGAACCCATATGAGGACCTACTCCATTCAATATCTGCAAGGGAGAAGACAATACGCGCATCTAAAGGACTTGTGGAGCCGGGCGTTCTCTTCAAGAACATGATGGCAATGCTCCGAGATGTTGTAGCATGCTATGATGGAACCATAAGAAACTCGTGCGGAAATTCAGTTGTCAAGTTTGACTCGACAGACTCATCCAGTTCTGTGACACCAGGAGATCCCGTTGGTATCTTGGCAGCCACTGCAGTTACGAATGCTGCATACAAGGCAGTGTTAGACCCAAATCAGAATAACATGGCCTCATGGGACTCAATGAAG GAAGTACTACTTACAAGAGCTGGCTCTAGGAATGAAAATGACCAAAAAATAATTTTGTATCTGAACAAATGCTCCTGCGGCAATAATTTTTGCATGGAAAGAGCATCGCTCGCAGTTCAAGCCTGCTTAAAGAGGACCAAAGTAGAAGACTGTGCTACTGAGTTCTCAATCCA TTATCAACAACAAAATATTCAAGCAACACATTGTCTTGTTGGCCACATTCACCTTGACAAG AAGCAACTGGATGAAATGAACATAAGTATGCAAGGTATTCTTCAGAAATGCCAGGAAGAAATATATAGATGCGGAAAGAAGAAGGGGCAGGTGAATCAACTTATGAAGAGAGTTGTGATCTCAAG CGAATATATGTGCTACCaggatgcagatgacgaagaacAGGTCTCCTGTTTGCAGTTTTTCCTGACAAAAAGTGTCACCACACAATCTGAATCTTCTGCGCGAGTTGTCCAGTTGATGGCCAATACCATTTCTCCTATACTCCTGGACACAATCATAAAAG GTGATCCACGAGTTCAGGAGGTGAACATAATATGGGTTGAACCACAAGACACGTGTTGGGTCCAGAACTCCGGTACAGAGCAGAAGGGCGAACTGGCGCTGGTAATCACAATGGATAAAGACTCAACTGGGGAGAGTGGTGATGTCTGGGGAACAGCAATGGATGCATGCATCCCTGTGATGGATCTGATCGACACTACCAGGTCTGTGCCCTACAGCATCCAAGGAGTTCGGGAAGGGTTTGGAATTTCCTCTGCCTTTGGTCGAGTCACACAG CACCTTTCCAAGGCAGTTGGAATGGTTACAAAATCAGTTCTTGAAGAACACCTGACTACTGTTGCAAGCAGCATGACCTGCACAGGTAACTTGCATGGCTTCAACAGCTATGGTTACAAGGCCACATTCAAGGCCCTCAAGATACAGGCACCCTTCATGAAGGCTACACTCGCT AGGCCATTGCAATGCTTCGAGGAGGGTGCAGAGAAGGTCTATTCTGATCAGTTGGATAGTGTTGTGTCTACCTGCTCTTGGGGCAATCCTGCACCAATTGGGACCGGTTCAGCCTTCAAAATCCACTGGAATGATGAGAACATG TTAGCAGGCGATGAGAACCTTGGAGGGTATGGTTTATATGAATTCCTCACAGACGTAGAAACAACAAGAGCCACTGAAGATAATATAATTGTTCCATACGGTTCCTGCTTGTATGATGTTGACAACCTTGAAGAAGATGAAATCGAAGAGGATGGAGTCTTATGTTTGGGAGGAAACAGTCCAATCTCTTGGACAGACAGGCCAAAAGCAAATCTCCTGTTGCATGATCTTCAAGGTTGGAGGGCTGAACAAGGGCACCAAAAGGTGCCAGCTGCAAATTGGCAACATGGTAAACATGTCGCCACAGAGTCAAGTGCCACTGGTGGATGGAACCAGAGCAGTTCTACCACGAAAGTTTATCAGAGAAGGCAACGTAATAGTAATTGGAGCTCAGATGTAATGCAACAAGATGGTAACCCAAGTTGGAACAAAGCATATGTGGCAGGCCCGAGCAACACTGCCATTACAGGGCCAACAAGTGGCACTAGTGGATGGAATCAGAGCAGATCTACCACGAAAGTGTATCAGAGAAGGCAGCGAGATGGTAATTGGACCTCAGATGCAACACAAGAAGATGGTAACCCAAGTTGGAAGAAAGCAAATGTGGCAAGCCAGGGCAACTTTGCCATTACAGGTCCATCTAGCTCTGGTGGATGGAGTAGAAAGACCAATAATGTTGGTAGAGGTCGAGGTGGTGGTAGAGGTGCAGTGTGGAAATCAGAGGGATCACACCGTGGAGGTAACAGTAGGTGGAAAGCCCAAAGAGTCAATACCACAAGCGCCCCGAACTTCCACATTTCAGGACCATCCAACTATGGTGGACGGAACATCAAGACCGGCAATCTTGGCCCAAGCCGTGGCAGAGGACCAGCATGGAGATCAAAGGGACCAAACCGGGGAGGTAGCAATAGTGGACAACAAGGGAGTTCAAACTTTACACTAGCGGAACAGCAGATCCATGCACAAGTTGATCCGATCATGAAAGAAGTAAAGAGGATCATCCGTGAATCAAG GGATGGCATCAAGCTTTCTGGAGATGATGAGAAGTTCATTGTTGAAAATATTCTCATGTACCACCCAGAGAAGGAAAAGAAGATGGCAGGGAATAACAATTACATAATG GTTGCTAAGCATCAAAAGTTCCATAGCTCCAGGTGCTTGTACGTCGCATCCTCAGATGGCCCTCCTACAGATTTCTCCTACAAGAAGTGCCTAGAGAACATGATCAGGATTCACTACCCACATGAAGCAAGTTCATTCTGCAGAAAGTACTTCCAGTGA
- the LOC123063586 gene encoding DNA-directed RNA polymerase V subunit 1 isoform X2, which produces METAMEAGDDPAFVAEGTVTSIRLAVASNQEIVRNCQAFLLLFHSNQSWPLRRLLPLLLHSRTAGHFGFIKLPVSVYHPSHITELTKILNMICFSCLQFKNCKKQKSVEKESNFTSCSYCQDLPPIHVAKVKKSNGALTLELRVPSRKELEEGFWSFLDQFGFHTKGSSHCRRLFAEEVQKIMEKISEKTRRQIAAKGYILQDGFVMSNLPVPPNCLRAYNVLDETIMCSPDASTNLLRKIVLNVHRINNSRVGPPTFKEHEVEADDLQLAIADYIKHAGTARGPQDITFKSLPATKQWQQKMKALCISKSSSFSCRGVITGDPYIPMNVVGVPDEVARRMSVEERVTDYNIAQLQGMMDRGLCLTHEDANSITHSLDVGKANKKRTILKVGETVNRRILDGDAVFVNRPPSTDKHSVQAMYVRVHTDHTIKINPLICGPLGADFDGDCVHIFFPRSVSARAEAIELFTVEKQLVSSHNAKLNFQLKNDCLLALKKMSARKYSRMEANELINAMFTAGLIPMKRLSGGPEWSFAQILETVLPQENKILIRDLVAGTITISSVLSMKNPREAIEFLNLLQPLLMESLFTDGFSVSLRDFNVQNPIPQTIQHQTLDLDKLRKPIVDFITSSDIRFLVDQKRDSAMTKVVEQIGFLGHQLQRNGRLYSGSLVEDCVSKSLSKCGSSTNGCHPLEAHGFVRNSFCNGLNPYEDLLHSISAREKTIRASKGLVEPGVLFKNMMAMLRDVVACYDGTIRNSCGNSVVKFDSTDSSSSVTPGDPVGILAATAVTNAAYKAVLDPNQNNMASWDSMKEVLLTRAGSRNENDQKIILYLNKCSCGNNFCMERASLAVQACLKRTKVEDCATEFSIHYQQQNIQATHCLVGHIHLDKKQLDEMNISMQGILQKCQEEIYRCGKKKGQVNQLMKRVVISSEYMCYQDADDEEQVSCLQFFLTKSVTTQSESSARVVQLMANTISPILLDTIIKGDPRVQEVNIIWVEPQDTCWVQNSGTEQKGELALVITMDKDSTGESGDVWGTAMDACIPVMDLIDTTRSVPYSIQGVREGFGISSAFGRVTQHLSKAVGMVTKSVLEEHLTTVASSMTCTGNLHGFNSYGYKATFKALKIQAPFMKATLARPLQCFEEGAEKVYSDQLDSVVSTCSWGNPAPIGTGSAFKIHWNDENMLAGDENLGGYGLYEFLTDVETTRATEDNIIVPYGSCLYDVDNLEEDEIEEDGVLCLGGNSPISWTDRPKANLLLHDLQGWRAEQGHQKVPAANWQHGKHVATESSATGGWNQSSSTTKVYQRRQRNSNWSSDVMQQDGNPSWNKAYVAGPSNTAITGPTSGTSGWNQSRSTTKVYQRRQRDGNWTSDATQEDGNPSWKKANVASQGNFAITGPSSSGGWSRKTNNVGRGRGGGRGAVWKSEGSHRGGNSRWKAQRVNTTSAPNFHISGPSNYGGRNIKTGNLGPSRGRGPAWRSKGPNRGGSNSGQQGSSNFTLAEQQIHAQVDPIMKEVKRIIRESRDGIKLSGDDEKFIVENILMYHPEKEKKMAGNNNYIMVAKHQKFHSSRCLYVASSDGPPTDFSYKKCLENMIRIHYPHEASSFCRKYFQ; this is translated from the exons ATGGAGACGGCAATGGAGGCCGGCGATGACCCTGCGTTCGTCGCGGAGGGCACCGTCACCAGCATCAGGCTCGCCGTCGCCTCAAACCAGGAGATCGTACGTAATTGCCAAGCATTTCTTCTCCTCTTTCACTCCAACCAATCATGGCCTCTTCGTCGTCTCCTCCCCCTCCTTCTTCATAGCAGAACAGCAG GTCATTTCGGGTTCATCAAGCTGCCCGTGTCCGTCTACCACCCAAGCCATATCACCGAGCTGACGAAGATACTCAACATGATCTGCTTCAGCTGCCTCCAGTTCAAGAACTGCAAG AAACAGaaaagtgtggaaaaggagagCAACTTCACCTCATGTTCATACTGTCAG GATCTCCCACCAATCCATGTTGCAAAAGTCAAGAAATCCAATGGAGCCCTTACCTTGGAGCTGAGAGTGCCATCCAGGAAAGAACTGGAAGAGGGATTTTGGAGCTTCCTCGATCAATTTGGCTTTCACACGAAGGGCAGCTCTCACTGCCGTCGTTTATTCGCAGAAGAG GTTCAGAAAATAATGGAGAAGATCTCTGAAAAAACAAGAAGGCAGATTGCTGCTAAGGGATATATTCTTCAGGATGGATTTGTGATGAGCAATCTCCCTGTTCCACCAAACTGCCTCCGCGCTTACAATGTTTTAGATGAAACAATCATGTGCTCTCCG GATGCCTCCACAAACCTGCTGAGGAAAATCGTACTCAACGTACATAGAATCAACAACTCAAGGGTTGGCCCCCCAACCTTCAAAGAACATGAGGTGGAAGCAGATGATCTTCAGCTTGCCATTGCTGACTACATCAAGCATGCAGGAACAGCAAGG GGTCCTCAAGATATCACCTTTAAAAGTCTGCCTGCAACAAAACAATGGCAGCAAAAGATGAAGGCACTCTGCATCAGCAAGAGCTCAAGCTTCTCATGCCGTGGTGTGATCACGGGTGACCCATACATTCCTATGAATGTGGTAGGAGTTCCTGATGAAGTAGCAAGACGAATGTCGGTAGAAGAGCGTGTGACAGACTACAACATTGCTCAGCTGCAAGGCATGATGGATAGAGGTCTTTGCCTGACACATGAAGATGCTAATTCTATCACGCACTCCTTGGATGTGGGGAAAGCAAATAAGAAACGGACCATACTAAAGGTTGGTGAAACGGTCAACCGGAGAATTCTGGATGGAGATGCGGTATTTGTCAACAGGCCACCAAGCACCGACAAGCACTCAGTCCAAGCAATGTATGTCCGTGTACATACTGACCACACCATCAAGATCAACCCACTCATATGTGGCCCACTTGGAGCAGATTTTGATGGCGACTGTGTCCACATTTTCTTCCCAAGGTCAGTGTCAGCAAGGGCTGAAGCTATAGAGCTCTTCACGGTGGAGAAGCAGCTGGTCAGCTCTCACAATGCAAAGCTGAATTTTCAGCTCAAGAATGATTGCTTACTAGCTTTAAAGAAAATGTCTGCTAGAAAGTATTCCAGAATGGAGGCCAATGAACTTATAAATGCAATGTTCACGGCAGGGTTGATTCCCATGAAGCGACTATCAGGTGGACCAGAGTGGAGTTTCGCTCAGATTCTAGAGACAGTACTACCACAGGAAAATAAAATATTAATCAGAGACTTGGTTGCTGGCACTATTACCATCTCATCAGTTCTGTCCATGAAGAATCCAAGGGAGGCCATAGAATTTCTGAATCTTCTGCAGCCCCTACTAATGGAATCATTATTTACTGACGGTTTCAGCGTAAGCCTGAGAGACTTCAATGTCCAGAATCCAATACCACAGACAATACAGCATCAGACACTTGATCTTGACAAGTTACGGAAACCAATTGTGGACTTCATTACTTCTTCTGACATTCGCTTCTTGGTTGACCAAAAGAGAGATTCAGCCATGACCAAAGTAGTGGAGCAGATTGGTTTCTTGGGACATCAGCTGCAGCGCAACGGAAGATTATATTCTGGCAGCTTGGTAGAGGATTGCGTATCCAAGTCGCTAAGCAAGTGCGGCAGCAGCACCAATGGTTGCCATCCTTTGGAGGCACATGGTTTTGTCAGGAACTCATTTTGCAATGGACTGAACCCATATGAGGACCTACTCCATTCAATATCTGCAAGGGAGAAGACAATACGCGCATCTAAAGGACTTGTGGAGCCGGGCGTTCTCTTCAAGAACATGATGGCAATGCTCCGAGATGTTGTAGCATGCTATGATGGAACCATAAGAAACTCGTGCGGAAATTCAGTTGTCAAGTTTGACTCGACAGACTCATCCAGTTCTGTGACACCAGGAGATCCCGTTGGTATCTTGGCAGCCACTGCAGTTACGAATGCTGCATACAAGGCAGTGTTAGACCCAAATCAGAATAACATGGCCTCATGGGACTCAATGAAG GAAGTACTACTTACAAGAGCTGGCTCTAGGAATGAAAATGACCAAAAAATAATTTTGTATCTGAACAAATGCTCCTGCGGCAATAATTTTTGCATGGAAAGAGCATCGCTCGCAGTTCAAGCCTGCTTAAAGAGGACCAAAGTAGAAGACTGTGCTACTGAGTTCTCAATCCA TTATCAACAACAAAATATTCAAGCAACACATTGTCTTGTTGGCCACATTCACCTTGACAAG AAGCAACTGGATGAAATGAACATAAGTATGCAAGGTATTCTTCAGAAATGCCAGGAAGAAATATATAGATGCGGAAAGAAGAAGGGGCAGGTGAATCAACTTATGAAGAGAGTTGTGATCTCAAG CGAATATATGTGCTACCaggatgcagatgacgaagaacAGGTCTCCTGTTTGCAGTTTTTCCTGACAAAAAGTGTCACCACACAATCTGAATCTTCTGCGCGAGTTGTCCAGTTGATGGCCAATACCATTTCTCCTATACTCCTGGACACAATCATAAAAG GTGATCCACGAGTTCAGGAGGTGAACATAATATGGGTTGAACCACAAGACACGTGTTGGGTCCAGAACTCCGGTACAGAGCAGAAGGGCGAACTGGCGCTGGTAATCACAATGGATAAAGACTCAACTGGGGAGAGTGGTGATGTCTGGGGAACAGCAATGGATGCATGCATCCCTGTGATGGATCTGATCGACACTACCAGGTCTGTGCCCTACAGCATCCAAGGAGTTCGGGAAGGGTTTGGAATTTCCTCTGCCTTTGGTCGAGTCACACAG CACCTTTCCAAGGCAGTTGGAATGGTTACAAAATCAGTTCTTGAAGAACACCTGACTACTGTTGCAAGCAGCATGACCTGCACAGGTAACTTGCATGGCTTCAACAGCTATGGTTACAAGGCCACATTCAAGGCCCTCAAGATACAGGCACCCTTCATGAAGGCTACACTCGCT AGGCCATTGCAATGCTTCGAGGAGGGTGCAGAGAAGGTCTATTCTGATCAGTTGGATAGTGTTGTGTCTACCTGCTCTTGGGGCAATCCTGCACCAATTGGGACCGGTTCAGCCTTCAAAATCCACTGGAATGATGAGAACATG TTAGCAGGCGATGAGAACCTTGGAGGGTATGGTTTATATGAATTCCTCACAGACGTAGAAACAACAAGAGCCACTGAAGATAATATAATTGTTCCATACGGTTCCTGCTTGTATGATGTTGACAACCTTGAAGAAGATGAAATCGAAGAGGATGGAGTCTTATGTTTGGGAGGAAACAGTCCAATCTCTTGGACAGACAGGCCAAAAGCAAATCTCCTGTTGCATGATCTTCAAGGTTGGAGGGCTGAACAAGGGCACCAAAAGGTGCCAGCTGCAAATTGGCAACATGGTAAACATGTCGCCACAGAGTCAAGTGCCACTGGTGGATGGAACCAGAGCAGTTCTACCACGAAAGTTTATCAGAGAAGGCAACGTAATAGTAATTGGAGCTCAGATGTAATGCAACAAGATGGTAACCCAAGTTGGAACAAAGCATATGTGGCAGGCCCGAGCAACACTGCCATTACAGGGCCAACAAGTGGCACTAGTGGATGGAATCAGAGCAGATCTACCACGAAAGTGTATCAGAGAAGGCAGCGAGATGGTAATTGGACCTCAGATGCAACACAAGAAGATGGTAACCCAAGTTGGAAGAAAGCAAATGTGGCAAGCCAGGGCAACTTTGCCATTACAGGTCCATCTAGCTCTGGTGGATGGAGTAGAAAGACCAATAATGTTGGTAGAGGTCGAGGTGGTGGTAGAGGTGCAGTGTGGAAATCAGAGGGATCACACCGTGGAGGTAACAGTAGGTGGAAAGCCCAAAGAGTCAATACCACAAGCGCCCCGAACTTCCACATTTCAGGACCATCCAACTATGGTGGACGGAACATCAAGACCGGCAATCTTGGCCCAAGCCGTGGCAGAGGACCAGCATGGAGATCAAAGGGACCAAACCGGGGAGGTAGCAATAGTGGACAACAAGGGAGTTCAAACTTTACACTAGCGGAACAGCAGATCCATGCACAAGTTGATCCGATCATGAAAGAAGTAAAGAGGATCATCCGTGAATCAAG GGATGGCATCAAGCTTTCTGGAGATGATGAGAAGTTCATTGTTGAAAATATTCTCATGTACCACCCAGAGAAGGAAAAGAAGATGGCAGGGAATAACAATTACATAATG GTTGCTAAGCATCAAAAGTTCCATAGCTCCAGGTGCTTGTACGTCGCATCCTCAGATGGCCCTCCTACAGATTTCTCCTACAAGAAGTGCCTAGAGAACATGATCAGGATTCACTACCCACATGAAGCAAGTTCATTCTGCAGAAAGTACTTCCAGTGA